The genomic region GCTCAAACATATGACAGCAACCATCACCAGAACATCTTCACATCACATCTCGACTGCATCATCAGGCAGGTGGGTAAATCTATTTCTATATAATCACCAACCTGGGGTGTATTTCCTACCTGAAGTTTTAATAAAGTGTGGAATGTGATTTTGGAAAGAAAAGCCATTAAGTAGTAGCACATTTTCTCCAAAtaagaaacagaaataatggaGACGTTCGAGATGTGAGGTTTTTCTGTAACTTTCCTTTTCAGAACCATGAGCAGGAACTTCTTGTCCATGAACAGTGAGCTCAGGAAGGGAGACTTTCTGTTATCCAACAATGGAGAGTATAAAGCAGTGTTTCAGGTGAGAAAATCCCCCTGAAGTCTCCTGAGAGTTTGTTTAGGTTGCTGCTGTAGATAATCTGATCTCTGGCATGTGGTTTCAGGAGGACGGGAACTTTGTGGTCTACGGCTGGAAGCCGATTTGGGACTCAAAAACTGCTGGCAATCCCAACGCCAAAAGGCTGATCATGCAAGAAGACTGCAACTGTGTCATGTATGCAGGCAGCAAAGCTTTGTggcacaccaacacacaccgcAAGAACGTCAAAATGTGCCGTCTGACTTTGGGAAACGACGGCTTTCTGGTTGTGGATAATGACGGGGAAGAGCTGTGGAAATCTACcaagtaaaattaaaatgtaatgacattaaacttcttttctcttctatcAGTGATAAAGAGTCAATAACGTACAAGGATCTGGCAACCTCTGTGTGATTACTGTCTGGCTATCAGATctaattttcacacacacatacactcacattcCTAAAATCAGTGCTTGAATTGAGGTTGGGCTGGGGGAATTCAGGACCCCCATAAGGCATTTGGAACCCCcggtgacaagtaaaaaaaaatagacttagtggggtccccaagattattttagtca from Silurus meridionalis isolate SWU-2019-XX chromosome 13, ASM1480568v1, whole genome shotgun sequence harbors:
- the LOC124395967 gene encoding mannose-specific lectin-like; the protein is MSRNFLSMNSELRKGDFLLSNNGEYKAVFQEDGNFVVYGWKPIWDSKTAGNPNAKRLIMQEDCNCVMYAGSKALWHTNTHRKNVKMCRLTLGNDGFLVVDNDGEELWKSTK